One Candidatus Neomarinimicrobiota bacterium genomic window, AGCCGCTTGCCCGAAATTGTATAGAGGACTTCTTTCATTAAAACCAATCCCTGCCCCGATGTAAAATTGGTAACTCGCCCTCCAGCTAAAGCATAACCTTCACAAGCAGAAGCAGAACTATGTTCCGACTCAGATTCAATAAAAACCATATGGTCACCCCAAATATTGGTCCCACCATTCGCAATAACTGCTTGGTAACCAGACCCCATGGTAGTCGATGATGTGATTGGATACGCGCAGGCACCTTGTGTGATATGAGATTCAACCCAAACTACAATTGCGGCGCCGTCTGCTGTAGATTTAATT contains:
- a CDS encoding pyruvate ferredoxin oxidoreductase; this translates as MKKYSGIKSTADGAAIVVWVESHITQGACAYPITSSTTMGSGYQAVIANGGTNIWGDHMVFIESESEHSSASACEGYALAGGRVTNFTSGQGLVLMKEVLYTISGKRLPVVFHIGARALTSHSLNVHAGHDDVMAVTDTGWGML